Proteins from a genomic interval of Paenibacillus sp. FSL R5-0623:
- a CDS encoding PRD domain-containing protein, with translation MIIKQIFNNNIVSTVDDKNQELLILGRGIGFKFKAGDEIDEERIEKVFRLQDASIYEKFKSIVAEVPIEILQATDDIVTLARTQLNKTISDGIYVSLSDHIHFAVQRLEKGMITRNPLSWEVQHFYKAEYDVAREALNLLKERLDIEFPKDEVCNIALHFINAEVNDSMNDVTHLMQLLQEIMNIIKYHFNVELDEDSVNYFRFITHLKYFCQRVITHSSHEDAEEYLYEVVRKNYPETFKCIGKIETFIHKNYQYDMTHSEQLYLTLHLERLMKTKRDEKSTQ, from the coding sequence ATGATTATTAAACAGATATTTAATAACAATATTGTCAGTACCGTGGATGACAAAAATCAGGAACTACTGATCCTCGGCCGGGGTATCGGATTTAAGTTCAAAGCAGGCGATGAGATTGATGAAGAGCGGATTGAGAAGGTATTTCGTCTTCAGGATGCATCGATCTATGAGAAATTCAAATCCATCGTAGCTGAAGTGCCGATTGAAATTCTGCAGGCAACAGATGATATTGTGACACTGGCACGAACGCAATTGAACAAAACCATCAGTGACGGGATCTATGTCTCGCTGTCGGATCACATTCACTTTGCTGTTCAACGTTTGGAAAAAGGAATGATTACTCGTAATCCACTTTCTTGGGAAGTTCAGCACTTCTATAAGGCGGAGTATGATGTGGCCAGAGAAGCACTGAACTTGCTGAAGGAAAGACTGGATATTGAGTTTCCCAAAGATGAAGTCTGTAATATTGCCTTGCATTTCATCAATGCGGAAGTCAATGATTCCATGAACGATGTCACCCATCTGATGCAGCTGTTGCAGGAGATCATGAATATTATCAAATATCACTTCAACGTCGAATTGGATGAAGATAGCGTCAACTATTTCCGCTTCATCACCCATTTGAAATATTTCTGTCAGCGTGTCATTACCCATTCTTCACATGAGGATGCTGAAGAGTATTTATATGAAGTGGTTCGGAAAAACTATCCGGAGACATTCAAATGTATTGGCAAGATCGAGACTTTTATCCATAAGAACTATCAGTATGACATGACTCACTCTGAGCAGTTATATCTAACGCTCCATCTGGAACGTTTGATGAAAACCAAACGGGACGAAAAGTCCACGCAATAG
- a CDS encoding metallophosphoesterase yields the protein MFVLAGILFLVVYGLLVFYIGWSGWSWMKPVVSARFRWLYIIALVFLAVSFILARVFGSISFLGIIGSYWLAIFSLLLLILPVVHLMMWLLRLTRIPRHHTQKWAGVVTLVLLVSTMGYGIFNAYSPVVRTYNIQIDKKVEGVDKLNIVMAADMHFGLLSGPAHAKRMVEEINALKPDLVLYPGDIIDDNLDMYLNSGIADIISDIQAPYGVYASLGNHDKFDGPIEDLIAALEKSNMQVLYDDKIVLDDKITLIGRKDRTEKDRAEVAALMQDTDLSQPVLMMDHQPYDLDIAEQNNVDLVVSGHTHRGQIAPAQFITQAIYENDWGYLQKGSMHSIVTSGFGFWGPPIRTSSRSEIVQINVTFQQ from the coding sequence ATGTTTGTATTAGCAGGTATATTGTTTTTGGTCGTATACGGTTTATTAGTGTTCTACATAGGCTGGAGCGGTTGGAGTTGGATGAAACCAGTTGTGTCCGCCAGATTTCGATGGTTGTATATTATAGCGCTTGTATTCCTTGCCGTTTCCTTCATTCTGGCACGGGTATTTGGAAGCATCTCGTTCCTCGGTATCATCGGTTCTTACTGGCTGGCGATCTTTTCGTTGTTATTACTGATCCTGCCCGTCGTTCACCTTATGATGTGGTTGCTGAGATTAACCCGTATTCCTAGACATCACACACAGAAATGGGCGGGAGTCGTTACGCTGGTGCTGTTAGTGTCCACAATGGGTTATGGGATTTTTAACGCCTACAGCCCGGTAGTGAGAACATATAATATCCAGATTGATAAAAAAGTAGAAGGTGTAGACAAGCTCAACATTGTCATGGCTGCCGATATGCACTTTGGACTTTTGTCTGGCCCGGCACATGCCAAACGCATGGTCGAGGAAATTAATGCTCTGAAGCCGGATCTGGTGCTATATCCTGGAGATATTATTGATGACAATCTGGACATGTACCTCAATAGCGGAATTGCCGACATTATCAGCGATATTCAGGCTCCATACGGGGTTTATGCTTCTCTCGGGAATCACGACAAGTTCGATGGTCCCATTGAAGATCTGATTGCTGCGCTGGAGAAGAGCAACATGCAGGTTCTGTACGATGACAAGATCGTACTGGATGACAAGATCACCCTCATTGGTCGAAAAGACCGGACAGAGAAGGATCGGGCAGAAGTAGCTGCATTAATGCAAGATACGGACTTGAGCCAACCGGTACTTATGATGGATCACCAGCCGTATGATCTGGATATTGCGGAGCAAAACAATGTAGATCTAGTGGTATCCGGTCACACCCACCGTGGTCAGATTGCGCCGGCTCAGTTCATCACACAAGCGATTTATGAGAATGATTGGGGTTACCTGCAAAAAGGTTCTATGCACTCCATCGTAACCTCAGGATTTGGCTTCTGGGGACCTCCAATTCGTACTAGTAGTCGTTCGGAGATTGTACAGATTAATGTGACGTTCCAGCAATGA
- the gndA gene encoding NADP-dependent phosphogluconate dehydrogenase produces MSKQQIGVIGLAVMGKNLALNIESKGFSVSVFNRSPEKTNDLLKEAEGKNLTGAFTIEEFVESLESPRKILIMVQAGKATDATIEQLLPHLDQGDIIIDGGNAYFPDTQRRSKELEEKGFRFIGAGVSGGEEGALKGPAIMPGGQESAYQLVEPILTAISAKVGDDACSTYIGPDGAGHYVKMVHNGIEYGDMQLIGEAYHLLKSVLNVSVEELHEIFTEWNQGELDSYLIEITADIFSKYDPETGKPMVDVILDAAGQKGTGKWTSQSALDLGVPLSMITESVFSRFLSAMKDERVAASKILSGPATEAFSGDKKAFIENVRKALFASKIVSYAQGFAQMRAASDEYGWDLKYGNIAMIFRGGCIIRSQFLQNIKEAYDKDAELKNLLLDPYFQNIVESYQGAWREVIAAAVKQGIPVPGFSSALSYYDSYRTERLPANLLQAQRDYFGAHTFKRVDKEGSFHFQWMDTNE; encoded by the coding sequence ATGAGTAAACAACAGATTGGTGTTATTGGATTGGCAGTAATGGGTAAAAACCTGGCTTTGAATATTGAAAGCAAAGGTTTCTCGGTATCGGTATTTAACCGTTCCCCGGAGAAAACGAACGATCTTCTGAAAGAAGCAGAAGGTAAAAACCTGACAGGTGCGTTCACTATTGAAGAATTCGTGGAATCCCTGGAGTCTCCGCGTAAAATTCTGATCATGGTGCAAGCAGGTAAAGCAACAGATGCAACGATCGAGCAACTGCTTCCTCATCTGGATCAAGGCGACATTATTATCGATGGAGGTAATGCGTACTTCCCTGACACACAACGTCGCAGTAAAGAACTGGAAGAAAAAGGTTTCCGCTTCATCGGAGCAGGTGTATCCGGTGGGGAAGAAGGCGCACTGAAAGGGCCGGCAATCATGCCAGGCGGTCAGGAAAGTGCTTATCAGTTGGTAGAACCGATCCTGACAGCGATCTCCGCTAAAGTTGGCGATGACGCTTGCAGCACATATATCGGACCAGACGGGGCCGGACACTATGTGAAAATGGTGCATAACGGTATCGAGTACGGAGATATGCAATTGATTGGTGAAGCTTATCACTTGCTCAAATCCGTATTGAACGTTTCCGTTGAAGAGTTGCATGAGATCTTCACTGAGTGGAATCAAGGGGAGCTGGACAGTTACCTGATCGAAATCACGGCAGATATCTTCTCCAAATACGATCCGGAAACAGGCAAACCAATGGTTGACGTTATTCTGGACGCGGCTGGACAAAAAGGAACAGGTAAATGGACAAGCCAAAGTGCGCTGGATCTCGGCGTTCCATTGTCCATGATTACGGAATCCGTATTCTCCCGTTTCCTCTCTGCCATGAAGGACGAGCGTGTAGCAGCTAGCAAAATCCTGAGTGGACCAGCAACTGAAGCATTCTCTGGCGACAAAAAAGCATTCATCGAGAACGTACGTAAAGCATTGTTTGCAAGTAAAATCGTATCCTATGCACAAGGATTTGCACAAATGCGTGCAGCTTCCGATGAATATGGCTGGGATCTGAAATACGGTAACATTGCCATGATCTTCCGTGGCGGCTGCATCATCCGTTCGCAGTTCTTGCAAAACATTAAAGAAGCATATGACAAAGATGCAGAACTCAAAAACCTGCTCTTGGATCCTTACTTCCAAAACATCGTTGAATCTTATCAAGGCGCATGGCGTGAAGTTATAGCGGCTGCTGTTAAACAAGGTATTCCAGTACCTGGATTCTCCAGCGCACTGTCTTACTATGACAGCTACCGTACAGAGCGTTTGCCAGCAAACCTGCTGCAAGCACAACGTGACTACTTCGGTGCTCACACATTCAAACGTGTGGACAAAGAAGGTTCATTCCACTTCCAGTGGATGGACACAAACGAGTAA
- the fsa gene encoding fructose-6-phosphate aldolase, with amino-acid sequence MKFFIDTANVEDIQKAYKIGVLSGVTTNPSLVAKEGVKFEDRIEEILRLVPEVESVSAEVTPDALTAEDMIAQANELIKINNSDKNITIKLPMTLAGLEACRYLTKKGVKTNVTLIFTVNQALLAARAGATYVSPFLGRLDDISEDGVQLVTKIAELFRTHNLDAQIIAASVRHPDHVTRVAMAGAHIATVPFSVIEQISKHPLTDQGMDKFAADWKKTVQ; translated from the coding sequence ATGAAATTTTTTATCGATACAGCTAACGTGGAAGATATCCAAAAAGCATATAAAATCGGCGTATTGTCTGGTGTAACAACAAACCCATCTTTGGTAGCCAAAGAAGGCGTGAAATTCGAAGATCGTATTGAAGAAATCTTGCGTTTGGTACCTGAAGTTGAGTCCGTTTCTGCGGAAGTGACACCAGATGCCCTTACTGCTGAAGATATGATTGCACAAGCGAACGAATTGATCAAAATTAACAACAGCGACAAAAACATTACGATCAAATTGCCAATGACACTTGCAGGACTTGAAGCTTGCCGTTACTTGACCAAAAAAGGCGTGAAAACCAACGTAACGTTGATCTTCACTGTGAACCAGGCGCTTCTGGCTGCTCGTGCTGGTGCGACATATGTATCTCCATTCCTGGGACGTCTTGATGATATCTCTGAGGATGGCGTACAATTGGTTACCAAAATTGCTGAATTGTTCCGTACACATAACCTGGATGCACAGATTATTGCGGCTTCCGTAAGACATCCGGATCACGTTACACGTGTAGCGATGGCGGGAGCACATATCGCGACTGTTCCATTCTCCGTCATTGAACAAATCTCCAAACACCCACTGACAGATCAAGGTATGGACAAATTTGCAGCGGACTGGAAAAAAACAGTACAATAA
- the zwf gene encoding glucose-6-phosphate dehydrogenase, with protein MEPTTIVLFGATGDLAKRKIYPALYNLYLEQKLPETFSLIGLGRREWSDEFFQAQVEKSLNEFSRRQADPEVVKSFVKAFRYSVLNISHKEDYIKLLGLVEQREAELGIPSNRLFYLSVGPEFFEPIAENIQESGLGSTEGWKRLVIEKPFGHDLQSARDLNRKLSESFTEEEIYRIDHYLGKPMVQRLETLHQSNPIMKALWNNRYISNVQITANETVGVEERASYYDHVGAVRDMFQNHMLQLLMMMAIQLPYNSTSEKVGLKKKHIMESIQPLQKQTVGANIIRGQYAEGNIQGKPVNAYTAEPGVAENTMNDTFIAAKLQIDDFFWRGVPFYIRTGKRMKEKSTRIVIEFKEPSGQTNVLKNKGSKPNLLVIEMSPDQSMTLQLNASDPENKGEFKPVHIDLSPDKGDLAEAYENLIRDALLGDPTFFAHWDEVELSWAWVQPILDAFQENLLPLHLYPAGSYGPAESDVMLEEEGHHWWFDEPADQESVVTNSIPLAVNANL; from the coding sequence ATGGAACCAACTACCATTGTTTTATTTGGTGCTACTGGCGATTTAGCCAAAAGAAAAATATATCCTGCCTTATATAACTTATATCTTGAGCAGAAGCTTCCTGAAACCTTCTCATTGATTGGTCTGGGGCGTAGAGAGTGGTCTGATGAATTCTTTCAGGCACAAGTGGAAAAATCATTAAATGAATTTTCCAGACGCCAGGCTGATCCTGAAGTTGTGAAGTCATTTGTGAAAGCTTTCCGCTACAGTGTATTGAATATAAGCCATAAGGAAGATTATATAAAGCTGTTGGGATTAGTTGAACAAAGAGAAGCTGAGCTTGGCATTCCGTCCAACCGCTTGTTTTATCTCTCGGTTGGTCCGGAATTTTTCGAACCGATTGCCGAGAACATTCAAGAAAGTGGGCTGGGTTCCACAGAGGGCTGGAAACGCCTCGTTATTGAGAAGCCATTTGGTCACGATTTACAGTCTGCGAGAGACCTTAATCGCAAATTAAGCGAATCGTTCACGGAGGAAGAGATTTATCGGATTGACCACTATTTGGGCAAACCGATGGTACAGCGTCTGGAGACGTTGCATCAGAGTAACCCAATCATGAAGGCGTTATGGAACAACCGTTACATCTCCAATGTGCAAATTACGGCGAATGAGACTGTAGGTGTCGAAGAACGTGCATCCTATTATGATCATGTTGGTGCAGTGCGAGACATGTTCCAGAATCATATGTTGCAATTGCTCATGATGATGGCGATCCAGCTTCCATACAACAGTACTTCCGAAAAAGTTGGATTGAAGAAAAAACACATTATGGAATCGATCCAGCCGTTACAAAAACAAACTGTGGGCGCAAACATCATCCGTGGACAGTATGCAGAAGGCAACATTCAAGGTAAACCGGTAAATGCGTATACGGCTGAACCGGGTGTAGCCGAGAATACGATGAATGACACATTCATTGCTGCCAAATTGCAAATCGATGATTTCTTCTGGCGTGGTGTTCCGTTTTACATTCGCACGGGTAAAAGAATGAAGGAGAAATCAACACGTATCGTGATTGAATTCAAAGAACCTTCAGGACAGACAAATGTGCTGAAAAACAAGGGTTCCAAGCCAAACCTGCTCGTCATTGAGATGAGTCCTGATCAGAGCATGACATTGCAACTGAATGCAAGTGATCCTGAGAATAAAGGTGAATTCAAACCGGTTCATATCGATCTTTCTCCGGACAAAGGTGACCTCGCGGAAGCTTACGAGAATCTGATTCGTGATGCTTTGCTGGGTGATCCAACATTCTTTGCCCACTGGGATGAAGTAGAATTGTCATGGGCTTGGGTGCAACCTATTCTGGATGCATTCCAGGAAAATCTGTTGCCACTTCACCTGTATCCTGCAGGTAGCTATGGTCCAGCTGAATCAGATGTTATGCTTGAAGAAGAAGGTCACCACTGGTGGTTTGATGAGCCGGCGGATCAGGAGTCTGTAGTTACTAATAGCATACCTTTGGCGGTTAATGCGAATCTCTAA
- a CDS encoding LysR family transcriptional regulator, protein MTTNYELYKVFYWAAKTGSLTQAAKALYITQPSVSHAIKQLEESFGLTLFYRNSKGVALTQEGASLYSYIEQSQILISLAEEKMAALKNLDNGELRIGGSDSLFKHYMLAYLEEFHTLYPNIKLHLSHGTTPEVITFLKEGKIDLGVVRMPIVDPQLEVRESIQLKDCFVAGERYAQLKGKVMTLEMLLEHQLILFSRNSRVRMAITELFNSYNYTLKPEIEVGSVDLLIEFARRGLGISYVTREFISKELEEGSLFEIQLDVPLPPSHVGIMTKRNMPISLAANRFMDLIFKS, encoded by the coding sequence ATGACCACAAATTACGAACTATATAAAGTCTTTTATTGGGCCGCCAAAACGGGAAGTTTGACACAGGCTGCGAAAGCATTGTATATCACTCAACCTAGCGTCAGTCATGCCATTAAGCAATTGGAAGAGAGCTTTGGTCTTACCTTGTTTTATCGAAATTCCAAGGGTGTAGCGTTGACACAGGAAGGTGCCAGTCTGTACTCCTATATTGAACAATCCCAGATTCTGATCTCACTTGCGGAAGAAAAAATGGCCGCACTGAAGAATCTCGACAATGGTGAACTCCGGATTGGTGGCAGTGACTCCCTGTTCAAGCATTACATGCTGGCGTATCTAGAGGAATTCCACACCTTGTACCCTAATATCAAGCTACATCTGAGTCATGGAACTACGCCGGAAGTCATCACCTTTTTGAAAGAAGGCAAGATTGATCTTGGTGTTGTTCGGATGCCCATTGTTGATCCACAACTAGAAGTCAGGGAAAGTATTCAGTTGAAGGACTGTTTTGTAGCCGGGGAACGTTATGCTCAGTTGAAGGGTAAAGTCATGACACTTGAGATGCTTCTGGAGCATCAACTGATCCTTTTCTCTCGGAACAGCCGGGTTCGGATGGCTATAACTGAGTTGTTTAACAGCTATAATTACACGTTGAAACCTGAGATTGAGGTTGGTAGCGTTGATCTGTTGATTGAGTTTGCGCGTCGAGGACTGGGGATTTCCTATGTCACACGTGAGTTCATCTCCAAAGAGCTGGAGGAAGGTTCTCTCTTCGAAATTCAGCTTGATGTCCCGCTACCCCCTTCCCATGTAGGGATTATGACCAAGCGCAATATGCCGATCTCTCTGGCTGCGAACCGGTTTATGGATCTCATTTTCAAATCCTGA
- a CDS encoding chemotaxis protein CheA, with protein sequence MNVERLDHLMNLVGELLIDQTSLADLSGSGARKEPSSLIQSISGVSDHMGRVIKELQEGVMKTRMLPIDQLFSRFPRLVRDLSQKLGKDLELVIQGGETELDRMIIEELSDPLIHLIRNSADHGIESAEVRAEHGKPSKGRITLTSFHEENHVVIRYSDDGKGIDGEKIKASALGKGIISEEQAARLTTQEAVHLIFEPGFSTASSVSEVSGRGVGMDIVRSQIGRLNGIIDIDTEVGVGTTFTIRLPLTLAIIKGLLVKVSGRVLILPMYNVAEIVRISPEDIQMIQGQQAILNHGRIVPFHRLCDRLNYPRTDRKSKTIPLVIVRSVDKIAAYAVDEIIGNQEVVIKTLGTYLGAMNHLSGATILGNGKVALILDASYLVSS encoded by the coding sequence GTGAATGTTGAGCGTCTGGACCATTTGATGAATTTGGTCGGTGAGCTGTTAATTGATCAAACATCCCTTGCAGATCTTAGTGGGTCGGGTGCACGTAAGGAACCTTCCTCACTCATCCAGAGTATAAGTGGTGTATCCGATCATATGGGCAGGGTGATCAAAGAGCTTCAAGAAGGTGTAATGAAGACACGTATGTTACCCATTGATCAACTATTCAGTCGCTTCCCGAGATTGGTTCGTGACCTATCACAGAAGCTGGGTAAGGATCTGGAACTAGTTATTCAAGGTGGAGAGACTGAGCTTGACCGGATGATTATTGAAGAATTGAGTGACCCGCTGATCCATCTCATCCGCAACAGTGCAGATCATGGCATTGAAAGTGCAGAGGTTCGGGCGGAGCACGGTAAGCCGTCCAAAGGACGTATTACCTTAACTTCGTTCCATGAAGAAAATCATGTTGTCATTCGTTATTCAGATGATGGCAAAGGTATAGATGGTGAGAAGATCAAAGCTTCCGCCTTGGGCAAAGGTATCATTAGTGAGGAACAGGCTGCACGACTAACAACACAGGAAGCTGTACATCTCATATTTGAGCCTGGGTTCTCCACAGCTTCTTCTGTCAGTGAAGTATCAGGACGCGGTGTTGGAATGGACATCGTGCGTAGTCAGATCGGGCGACTCAACGGTATCATTGATATTGATACGGAGGTTGGTGTGGGTACCACGTTTACGATTCGTCTACCGCTCACACTGGCGATTATTAAAGGTCTGTTAGTTAAAGTATCGGGCCGTGTTCTGATCTTGCCGATGTATAATGTTGCTGAGATTGTTCGAATTTCACCTGAAGATATTCAGATGATTCAGGGGCAACAAGCGATCCTGAATCATGGACGAATTGTACCTTTTCACCGACTGTGCGACAGGCTCAACTATCCACGAACGGACCGTAAATCCAAAACCATTCCATTGGTGATCGTGCGATCTGTTGATAAAATTGCAGCTTACGCAGTAGATGAGATTATAGGAAATCAGGAAGTTGTTATTAAGACGCTTGGTACGTATCTGGGAGCGATGAACCATCTATCTGGAGCAACGATCCTCGGTAATGGTAAGGTTGCCCTTATATTGGACGCGTCTTATCTGGTGAGCTCCTAA
- a CDS encoding MCP four helix bundle domain-containing protein has product MKWFGNLKTATKIISAFLIVSIILAALGVYSVVTLRSTNERMQEMYNNNLISVKELSSAQIDYQRMRVNVRDLSFETVATEKTRITENIASIRQSVNDRLTIYRPLATTPEEIELLRNFDAEYPGRFV; this is encoded by the coding sequence ATGAAGTGGTTTGGGAATTTGAAAACAGCAACAAAGATTATCTCAGCGTTTTTAATTGTGTCAATAATCCTTGCGGCGCTTGGCGTCTACTCTGTAGTAACATTGAGAAGTACGAATGAACGAATGCAAGAGATGTATAACAACAATCTAATCTCTGTCAAAGAATTATCCTCTGCTCAGATTGATTATCAAAGAATGCGTGTGAACGTGCGTGATTTGAGCTTCGAAACCGTTGCAACCGAAAAAACTCGGATCACGGAGAACATCGCTTCGATCCGTCAGAGTGTGAATGATCGCCTGACCATCTATCGTCCTCTTGCAACAACCCCTGAAGAAATAGAATTACTCCGTAATTTTGATGCAGAATATCCAGGACGGTTCGTGTGA
- a CDS encoding cupin domain-containing protein, with amino-acid sequence MMNPILQAPNVPLAADSNAVVNYQRDSRNYVTQLFGEQLPTIANGFFNVYLSKGIIVQPHWHTNVTEMVVVITGEVTASVFNPFTRERLTYRLKPGQVVVFPKGWFHWFVAETDDVYLLTIFDQPTPDIVFGADFLAATLPEVAHRAYCLDEEAYARAVASIKNDAILGPPIGCDTQVSDQSTSPSKTSVSPSNKQES; translated from the coding sequence ATGATGAATCCGATTTTGCAAGCCCCGAATGTTCCGCTGGCAGCCGATTCCAATGCGGTTGTCAATTATCAGAGGGATTCACGCAACTATGTAACCCAGTTGTTTGGAGAACAGCTGCCGACCATTGCGAATGGGTTCTTCAATGTGTACTTAAGCAAAGGAATCATTGTGCAGCCGCACTGGCACACCAATGTCACGGAGATGGTTGTGGTCATCACCGGTGAAGTTACAGCATCAGTCTTTAATCCGTTTACGCGTGAACGATTGACATATCGTCTGAAACCAGGGCAGGTTGTGGTATTTCCGAAAGGCTGGTTTCACTGGTTTGTCGCTGAGACAGATGATGTATATTTATTAACAATCTTCGATCAACCAACGCCTGATATTGTGTTTGGAGCGGATTTCTTGGCAGCTACACTGCCGGAGGTGGCTCACCGTGCGTACTGTTTGGATGAGGAGGCATATGCGAGAGCAGTTGCTTCTATTAAAAATGATGCGATTCTGGGCCCTCCAATAGGGTGTGATACGCAGGTTTCTGATCAATCGACTTCACCCTCCAAGACGTCCGTGTCACCATCCAATAAACAGGAGTCTTAA
- a CDS encoding aldo/keto reductase, whose product MLKTRTLGNDKLQISSLGLGVMMMPDNDESVHTIQGALDAGVTMFDTADLYGAYEKQQFGGNEKLLGRALQGRRSKAIVATKFGITHTQGPKGDPAYIKKSVDASLYNLGMDYIDLYYQHRPDPNTPIEETVGTLADLVQQGKIRYIGLSEAPVEIIRRAHAVHPITALQTEYSLWSRELEDEIMPVLHELNIGLVPYSPLGRGFLTGQIRSIDDLPEDDYRRHYPRFQGENFQKNLEVVGLIQEMAKQKGCTVSQLALAWLLGKGEHIVPIPGTRNLDRVHENLGALKVSLTDDEMNQIDHISPQGIAAGGRFPGQV is encoded by the coding sequence ATGCTCAAAACAAGAACATTGGGAAATGATAAATTACAAATATCTTCGCTCGGCCTGGGTGTGATGATGATGCCAGATAATGACGAATCGGTACATACCATTCAGGGAGCGCTAGATGCAGGAGTTACCATGTTTGATACGGCGGATCTGTACGGAGCGTATGAAAAACAGCAATTTGGAGGGAATGAAAAACTGCTTGGGCGCGCGCTTCAAGGTCGAAGATCCAAGGCAATCGTTGCCACCAAATTTGGTATAACACACACGCAGGGCCCCAAGGGAGATCCAGCCTACATCAAAAAATCAGTAGATGCGAGTCTCTACAATCTGGGAATGGATTATATCGATCTGTATTATCAACATCGTCCTGATCCGAATACACCCATTGAAGAGACGGTAGGCACACTTGCCGATCTGGTTCAACAGGGGAAGATTCGATATATTGGTTTGTCCGAAGCGCCAGTAGAGATTATTCGGCGTGCACATGCTGTTCATCCGATTACAGCGTTGCAGACCGAATATTCATTATGGAGTCGAGAGCTTGAGGATGAGATTATGCCTGTCCTGCATGAATTGAACATTGGCTTGGTTCCATACAGCCCATTGGGCCGGGGCTTCCTGACAGGTCAGATCCGTTCAATAGACGATCTGCCGGAAGATGATTATCGTCGTCATTATCCGCGTTTCCAAGGTGAGAACTTTCAGAAAAACCTGGAGGTAGTTGGCTTGATTCAAGAGATGGCTAAGCAAAAAGGATGTACAGTCTCTCAACTTGCTCTGGCCTGGTTGCTTGGAAAGGGAGAACATATCGTTCCGATCCCGGGGACTCGCAACCTGGATAGAGTTCATGAGAACTTAGGAGCGCTGAAGGTTTCGCTTACGGATGATGAGATGAACCAGATCGATCACATATCACCTCAAGGCATTGCAGCTGGAGGCAGATTCCCTGGTCAAGTCTAG
- a CDS encoding helix-turn-helix transcriptional regulator, which translates to MDTSMSRNKKLGEFLKSRRSRIQPEQVGLSGSYGQRRTPGLRREEVAVLAGVSATYYTWLEQGRELAASREVMQSIANALRLTPEEKSHLFDLWDPNTEHEFLASYSQLEQGWQSIIGQLTHPSFITNERSEVLAWNEAADTNLFNFSSMNMNERLMMRILFLDTALRERMHNWEEFARHSVAVFRTYYDKYTSDPEFSRIVKQLSEESVDFRTIWNLHQVEFKQVNRVLLETTDRADGVVHAYDIFSMNNLNSQSGIHCCIYVPVAI; encoded by the coding sequence ATGGATACAAGTATGAGCCGTAACAAAAAACTGGGTGAGTTTTTGAAATCACGGAGAAGCCGCATTCAACCGGAACAGGTTGGATTGTCAGGATCTTATGGACAGCGAAGAACACCCGGTCTACGGCGGGAAGAAGTAGCGGTATTGGCCGGTGTCAGTGCAACGTATTACACGTGGCTCGAACAGGGTAGGGAGTTGGCAGCTTCACGAGAAGTGATGCAGAGCATAGCGAACGCGCTCCGGTTAACGCCGGAAGAGAAAAGTCATCTATTTGACTTATGGGACCCGAATACGGAACATGAATTCCTCGCTTCGTATTCACAACTGGAGCAAGGGTGGCAGAGTATTATTGGCCAGTTGACTCATCCTTCCTTTATTACCAATGAACGTTCTGAGGTACTTGCCTGGAATGAAGCTGCAGATACGAACCTTTTCAACTTCTCGTCGATGAATATGAATGAGCGTTTAATGATGCGGATTTTATTTCTGGATACAGCACTCAGGGAGCGTATGCACAACTGGGAGGAATTCGCGAGGCACTCGGTAGCGGTATTCCGTACTTATTATGACAAGTATACGAGTGACCCCGAATTTAGCAGAATCGTGAAACAATTAAGTGAAGAAAGTGTGGACTTCCGAACGATCTGGAACCTGCACCAAGTTGAGTTCAAACAAGTCAATCGTGTCCTGCTTGAAACGACAGATCGGGCAGATGGCGTTGTGCATGCATACGATATCTTTTCCATGAACAATCTGAACAGTCAATCAGGCATTCATTGTTGTATTTACGTTCCTGTTGCCATATAG